A window of the Serratia sarumanii genome harbors these coding sequences:
- the dedD gene encoding cell division protein DedD, whose protein sequence is MASKFQNRLVGTVILVALGVIILPGLLDGKKKHYEDEFAAIPLVPKPGDVEENDVLPPVTQPLPAQPPEGAGALVEQQAANEAAAQQAVRQSAQQPTQVAPPPVETRPQPVPQPKPKPVETKPVEVKPKPAPQPKPVEVKPVPKPEPTPKPEPAPQPKPAEEKAPAGQAYVVQLGALKNAAKANEIVASLRLSGYRAFTVPSTPVQGQITRIYVGPDASRQKLQAALPSLNSISGLSGQVKPYGR, encoded by the coding sequence GTGGCGAGTAAATTTCAGAACCGACTGGTCGGAACCGTGATTCTGGTGGCGCTGGGGGTGATCATCCTGCCAGGGCTGCTGGACGGCAAAAAGAAGCATTACGAGGATGAATTTGCGGCCATTCCGTTGGTGCCGAAACCGGGCGATGTCGAAGAGAACGACGTGCTGCCGCCGGTGACGCAACCGCTGCCGGCGCAGCCGCCGGAAGGGGCGGGCGCGCTGGTCGAGCAGCAGGCGGCCAATGAAGCGGCGGCGCAACAGGCGGTGCGGCAGAGCGCTCAGCAGCCGACGCAGGTGGCGCCGCCGCCGGTCGAGACGCGTCCTCAGCCGGTGCCGCAGCCCAAGCCGAAACCGGTGGAAACCAAACCGGTGGAAGTGAAACCGAAACCGGCACCGCAACCGAAGCCGGTGGAAGTGAAGCCGGTGCCGAAGCCGGAGCCGACGCCGAAACCTGAGCCAGCGCCGCAGCCGAAACCGGCGGAAGAAAAAGCGCCGGCAGGGCAAGCCTATGTCGTGCAGCTCGGGGCGCTGAAGAACGCCGCCAAGGCGAACGAGATTGTCGCCTCGCTGCGCCTCTCGGGCTACCGCGCCTTCACCGTGCCGTCAACGCCGGTGCAGGGGCAGATAACCCGCATCTACGTCGGCCCGGACGCCTCCAGGCAGAAGCTGCAGGCGGCGTTGCCGTCGCTGAACTCGATCAGCGGGCTGAGCGGGCAGGTGAAGCCGTACGGCCGTTAA
- the folC gene encoding bifunctional tetrahydrofolate synthase/dihydrofolate synthase — MQNHQIPQATSPLSSWLYYLERLHSQAIELGLERVQRVAAHLDLLTPAPTVFTVAGTNGKGTTCRTLEAILLAAGLRVGVYSSPHLVRYTERVRIQGEELSEAEHSRSFAAIEAGRGETSLTYFEFGTLSALQLFKQARLDVVILEVGLGGRLDATNIVDPSVAVITSIALDHTDWLGNDRESIGREKAGIFRSGKPAVVGEPDMPESIRQVAETLGAPLYRRGEAWSFSEQGDRWQWQGGDTLLTDLPTPNVPLANAATALAALNCSPLEIDERAIFTGLQQATLPGRFQIVRREPTLILDVAHNPHAAGYLAGRLAKLPREGGKVRAVVGMLSDKDIAGTLACLSEQVDEWYCAPLDGPRGASVEQLAQHLKEPRRFNDVETAWRQAMQDADKQDIVIVCGSFHTVAQVMAALDEMRGV, encoded by the coding sequence ATGCAAAACCACCAAATTCCCCAAGCCACGTCGCCATTGAGCTCGTGGCTTTATTATCTGGAACGTCTGCACAGCCAGGCGATCGAACTCGGCCTTGAGCGCGTACAGCGCGTCGCGGCGCATCTGGATTTACTGACCCCCGCCCCCACGGTGTTCACCGTTGCCGGCACCAACGGCAAAGGCACCACCTGTCGCACCCTCGAAGCCATTCTGCTGGCCGCCGGCCTGCGCGTCGGCGTCTACAGTTCGCCGCATCTGGTGCGCTATACCGAACGCGTGCGCATTCAGGGGGAAGAGCTGAGCGAAGCGGAGCACAGCCGCTCGTTCGCCGCCATTGAGGCCGGCCGCGGCGAAACGTCGCTGACCTATTTCGAATTCGGCACCCTGTCGGCGCTGCAGCTGTTCAAACAGGCGCGGCTCGACGTGGTGATCCTGGAAGTGGGCCTGGGCGGGCGACTCGACGCCACCAACATCGTCGATCCGAGCGTGGCGGTGATTACCAGCATCGCGCTCGATCACACCGACTGGCTGGGCAACGATCGCGAAAGCATCGGCCGCGAGAAGGCCGGCATTTTCCGCAGCGGCAAGCCGGCGGTGGTGGGCGAACCCGACATGCCGGAGAGCATTCGTCAGGTTGCCGAAACGCTGGGCGCGCCGCTGTATCGCCGCGGCGAAGCCTGGAGCTTCAGCGAGCAGGGCGATCGCTGGCAGTGGCAGGGCGGCGACACGCTGCTGACCGATCTGCCGACGCCGAATGTGCCGCTGGCCAACGCCGCTACCGCGCTGGCGGCGCTGAACTGCTCCCCGCTGGAAATCGACGAACGCGCGATCTTCACCGGGCTGCAGCAGGCGACGCTGCCGGGGCGTTTCCAGATCGTGCGGCGGGAGCCGACGCTGATCCTCGACGTGGCGCACAACCCGCACGCCGCCGGCTATCTGGCCGGGCGTCTGGCCAAACTGCCGCGCGAAGGCGGCAAGGTGCGCGCGGTGGTGGGCATGCTGTCGGACAAGGATATCGCCGGCACGCTGGCCTGCCTGAGCGAGCAGGTGGATGAATGGTACTGCGCGCCGCTCGACGGGCCGCGCGGCGCCAGCGTCGAACAGCTGGCGCAACATCTGAAGGAACCGCGCCGCTTTAATGATGTCGAAACTGCCTGGCGGCAGGCTATGCAGGATGCTGATAAACAGGATATTGTGATCGTCTGTGGATCGTTCCACACCGTGGCGCAGGTGATGGCGGCGTTAGACGAGATGCGGGGAGTGTGA
- the accD gene encoding acetyl-CoA carboxylase, carboxyltransferase subunit beta, with protein MSWIERILNKSNITQTRKASIPEGVWTKCDSCGQVLYRAELERNLEVCPKCDHHMRMGARARLHTLLDEGSEVELGSDLEPKDVLKFKDSKRYKDRLVAAQKATGEKDALVVMKGTLYGMPIVAASFEFAFIGGSMSSVVGARFVRAVEQALEDNCPLVCFSASGGARMQEALMSLMQMAKTSAALAKMQERGLPYISVLTDPTMGGVSASLAMLGDINIAEPKALIGFAGPRVIEQTVREKLPPGFQRSEFLIEKGAIDMIVRRPEMRQTLASILSKLTNQPQPHFDEAAPVIEPEPQADA; from the coding sequence ATGAGCTGGATTGAACGAATTCTTAACAAGAGCAATATCACACAAACCCGTAAGGCGAGCATTCCTGAAGGGGTTTGGACCAAATGCGACAGCTGCGGCCAGGTCCTCTACCGCGCCGAGCTGGAGCGTAATCTGGAAGTGTGTCCGAAGTGCGACCACCACATGCGTATGGGCGCGCGCGCGCGTCTGCATACCCTGCTGGACGAAGGCAGCGAAGTGGAGCTGGGCAGCGATCTGGAGCCGAAGGACGTTCTGAAATTCAAGGATTCCAAGCGCTATAAAGATCGTCTGGTTGCCGCACAGAAAGCGACCGGCGAGAAAGACGCGCTGGTGGTGATGAAGGGCACGCTGTACGGCATGCCGATCGTCGCTGCGTCCTTCGAGTTCGCCTTCATCGGCGGCTCGATGTCTTCCGTGGTCGGCGCGCGTTTCGTGCGTGCGGTTGAGCAGGCGCTGGAGGACAACTGTCCGCTGGTGTGCTTCTCCGCCAGCGGCGGCGCGCGCATGCAGGAAGCGCTGATGTCGCTGATGCAGATGGCGAAAACCAGCGCGGCGTTGGCCAAGATGCAGGAGCGCGGCTTGCCGTACATCTCCGTGCTGACCGACCCGACCATGGGCGGCGTTTCCGCCAGCCTGGCGATGCTGGGCGACATCAACATCGCCGAGCCGAAAGCGCTGATCGGCTTTGCCGGCCCGCGCGTCATCGAGCAGACCGTGCGCGAGAAACTGCCACCGGGCTTCCAGCGCAGCGAGTTCCTGATCGAAAAAGGCGCGATCGACATGATCGTTCGCCGTCCGGAAATGCGCCAAACGTTGGCGAGCATTCTGTCCAAGCTGACCAACCAGCCGCAGCCGCATTTCGATGAGGCCGCGCCGGTCATTGAGCCGGAGCCGCAGGCTGACGCCTGA
- a CDS encoding DedA family protein, translated as MDIIKFIIDFILHIDVHLAELVAQYGMWVYAILFLILFCETGLVVTPFLPGDSLLFVAGALAALPTNDLNVHTMVALMVVAAILGDAVNYTIGRLFGEKLFSNPNSKIFRRSYLDKTHQFYEKHGGKTIILARFVPIVRTFAPFVAGMGHMSYRHFAAYNVIGALVWVLLFTYAGYLFGDLPVVQENLKLLIVGIIIVSILPGVIEIWRHKRAAARQQKQ; from the coding sequence ATGGACATCATCAAGTTTATTATTGATTTCATTCTGCATATTGATGTGCACCTGGCCGAACTGGTCGCACAATACGGCATGTGGGTCTACGCTATTCTGTTCCTGATCCTGTTTTGCGAAACCGGTCTGGTGGTGACGCCGTTCCTGCCGGGGGATTCTTTGCTGTTTGTCGCCGGCGCGCTGGCGGCGTTGCCGACCAACGATCTGAACGTGCACACCATGGTGGCGTTGATGGTGGTGGCGGCGATCCTCGGCGATGCGGTGAACTACACTATCGGGCGGTTGTTCGGCGAGAAGCTGTTCAGCAACCCGAATTCGAAAATTTTCCGCCGCAGCTACCTGGACAAGACGCACCAGTTTTATGAGAAGCACGGTGGAAAAACGATTATTCTGGCGCGATTTGTGCCGATCGTGCGTACTTTTGCGCCGTTCGTCGCCGGTATGGGGCATATGTCCTATCGCCACTTCGCCGCCTACAACGTGATTGGCGCACTGGTTTGGGTGCTGCTCTTCACTTATGCTGGCTACCTGTTCGGCGATCTGCCGGTGGTGCAGGAGAACCTGAAACTGTTGATCGTCGGGATCATCATCGTTTCGATTCTGCCGGGCGTGATTGAAATTTGGCGCCACAAGCGCGCGGCCGCCCGCCAGCAAAAACAGTAA
- the truA gene encoding tRNA pseudouridine(38-40) synthase TruA produces MSEVVSPAQPTLKIALGIEYDGSRYYGWQRQQEVASVQQRLEQALSKVADAPISVLCAGRTDAGVHATGQVVHFETTARRKDAAWTMGVNTHLPPDIAVRWVSPVADDFHARFSATARRYRYIIFNHRYRPAVLQQGVTHFYHPLDADRMHRAAQALLGENDFTSFRAVQCQSRTPWRCVKHVKVTRYGEYIVVDIKANAFVHHMVRNIVGSLMEIGCGNQDENWMAELLALKDRNLAAATARAEGLYLVAVDYPDHFGLPRTPMGPLFLPDD; encoded by the coding sequence ATGTCTGAGGTGGTCTCGCCCGCTCAGCCGACGCTGAAAATTGCGCTGGGCATCGAATATGACGGCAGCCGGTACTACGGCTGGCAGCGGCAGCAAGAAGTGGCCAGCGTGCAGCAACGCCTGGAGCAGGCGTTGAGCAAGGTGGCGGATGCGCCGATTAGCGTGCTGTGCGCCGGGCGCACCGACGCCGGAGTGCACGCCACCGGGCAGGTGGTGCATTTCGAAACCACCGCGCGCCGCAAGGACGCCGCCTGGACGATGGGGGTGAACACCCATCTGCCGCCGGACATCGCGGTGCGCTGGGTGAGCCCCGTCGCCGACGATTTTCACGCGCGCTTCAGCGCCACCGCGCGCCGCTACCGCTATATTATTTTCAACCATCGCTACCGGCCGGCGGTGCTGCAACAGGGGGTGACGCATTTTTATCACCCGCTGGACGCCGATCGCATGCATCGGGCGGCGCAGGCGCTGCTGGGCGAAAACGACTTCACTTCGTTTCGCGCGGTGCAGTGCCAGTCACGCACCCCGTGGCGCTGCGTAAAACACGTTAAGGTTACGCGCTACGGCGAATATATTGTGGTAGATATCAAGGCGAATGCCTTTGTGCATCACATGGTTCGCAACATCGTCGGCAGCCTGATGGAGATCGGCTGCGGCAATCAGGATGAGAACTGGATGGCCGAGCTGCTGGCGCTGAAGGATCGCAATCTGGCGGCGGCGACGGCGCGAGCCGAGGGGCTGTATCTGGTTGCCGTGGATTATCCCGACCACTTTGGTCTACCGCGGACGCCGATGGGGCCGCTGTTTTTGCCCGACGATTAA
- a CDS encoding aspartate-semialdehyde dehydrogenase: MSDGWNIALLGATGAVGEALLELLQDRQFPVGELYPLASERSAGANVRFNGKSLLVQNAEEFDWSQAQLAFFVAGSEASARYAEEAGNMGCLVIDTSGLFAMEPDVPLVVPGVNPQVLADYRNRNIVAVADSMVSQLLTAIKPLTEQAGLSRLHVTTLMSVSSRGKAAVDDLAGQSARLLNGIPAEEGVFGKQLAFNLLPLIADEQGSVREERLIVDQVRKVLQDEGLPISVSCVQSPVFYGHAQVVHLEALRPLSAEEARSELEEVEDIQLSEEDDYPTQVTDASGSDALSIGCLRNDYGIPELLQFWTVADNVRFGGALMAVETAERLVQEQMY; the protein is encoded by the coding sequence ATGTCTGACGGCTGGAATATCGCGCTGCTCGGCGCCACTGGCGCGGTAGGTGAAGCGTTGCTGGAATTGTTGCAGGATCGCCAGTTCCCGGTGGGTGAGCTCTATCCTCTGGCAAGCGAACGCAGCGCGGGCGCCAATGTGCGCTTCAACGGCAAGTCTCTTTTGGTGCAAAACGCCGAAGAGTTCGACTGGTCGCAGGCGCAGCTGGCCTTCTTCGTCGCCGGCAGCGAAGCTTCCGCGCGCTATGCCGAAGAAGCCGGCAACATGGGCTGCCTGGTGATCGACACCAGCGGCCTGTTCGCCATGGAGCCGGATGTGCCGCTGGTGGTGCCGGGCGTTAACCCGCAGGTGCTGGCGGATTACCGCAACCGCAATATCGTAGCGGTGGCCGATAGCATGGTCAGCCAGCTGCTGACGGCGATCAAGCCGCTGACCGAACAGGCGGGGCTGTCGCGTCTGCACGTCACCACGCTGATGTCGGTATCGTCGCGCGGCAAGGCGGCGGTGGACGACTTGGCCGGCCAGAGCGCACGCCTGCTGAACGGCATCCCGGCGGAGGAAGGCGTTTTCGGCAAGCAGCTGGCGTTCAACCTGTTGCCGCTGATTGCCGACGAGCAGGGCAGCGTGCGCGAAGAACGCCTGATCGTCGATCAGGTGCGCAAGGTGCTGCAGGATGAAGGGCTGCCGATTTCGGTGAGCTGCGTTCAGTCGCCGGTGTTTTACGGCCACGCGCAGGTGGTGCACCTGGAAGCGCTGCGCCCGCTGTCCGCCGAAGAGGCGCGCAGCGAGCTGGAAGAGGTCGAGGACATTCAGCTGAGCGAAGAGGACGATTACCCGACTCAGGTCACCGACGCCTCCGGCAGCGATGCGCTCAGCATCGGTTGTCTGCGTAACGATTACGGCATCCCCGAGCTGCTGCAGTTCTGGACGGTGGCGGACAACGTGCGCTTCGGCGGCGCGTTGATGGCTGTCGAAACCGCCGAGCGTCTGGTGCAGGAGCAGATGTACTGA
- the pdxB gene encoding 4-phosphoerythronate dehydrogenase PdxB — protein MKILVDENMPYAAELFSRLGDVQAVPGRPIPREALADADALMVRSVTKVNEALLAGSRIGFVGTATAGTDHVDDAWLQRQGIGFSAAPGCNAIAVVEYVFSALMLLAERDGFQLRDKTVGIVGVGNVGSRLDARLKALGVRTLLCDPPRADRGDAGEFWPLEKLVAEADVLTFHTPLNKSGPYHSLHLADAELLAALPDNRILINACRGPVVDNAALLQALEKGKKLSTVLDVWEPEPDLSLPLLARVDIGTAHIAGYTLEGKARGTTQVFEAFSRHLGQPQQVALASLLPVPEFSQIRLNGPLDEARLKRLMHLVYDVRRDDAPLRKVAGQPGEFDRLRKHYQERREWSSLAVQCDDSASAELLGKLGFSVA, from the coding sequence GTGAAAATTCTGGTTGATGAAAATATGCCGTACGCGGCCGAGCTGTTCAGCCGCCTGGGCGACGTGCAGGCGGTGCCGGGCCGCCCGATCCCGCGCGAGGCGCTGGCGGATGCCGATGCGCTGATGGTGCGTTCGGTCACCAAGGTCAATGAAGCCTTGCTGGCCGGCAGCCGCATTGGCTTTGTCGGCACCGCCACCGCCGGCACCGATCACGTCGATGACGCCTGGCTGCAACGGCAGGGCATCGGCTTTTCCGCCGCGCCGGGCTGCAACGCCATCGCGGTGGTCGAGTATGTGTTCTCAGCCTTGATGCTGCTGGCCGAGCGCGACGGCTTCCAGCTGCGGGATAAAACCGTCGGCATCGTCGGCGTGGGCAACGTCGGTTCGCGCCTGGACGCGCGCCTAAAGGCGCTGGGCGTGCGCACGCTGCTGTGCGATCCGCCGCGTGCCGATCGCGGCGATGCCGGGGAATTCTGGCCGTTGGAGAAGCTGGTGGCCGAGGCCGACGTGCTGACCTTCCATACGCCGCTGAATAAATCCGGCCCATACCATTCGCTGCATCTGGCGGACGCCGAGCTGTTGGCGGCGCTGCCTGACAACCGCATTCTGATCAACGCCTGCCGCGGGCCGGTGGTGGACAACGCCGCGCTGCTGCAGGCGCTGGAAAAAGGCAAAAAGCTGAGCACGGTGCTGGACGTGTGGGAACCGGAGCCGGATCTCTCCTTGCCGCTGCTGGCGCGGGTGGATATCGGCACCGCGCACATCGCCGGGTATACGCTGGAAGGCAAGGCGCGCGGCACCACCCAGGTGTTCGAGGCGTTCAGCCGCCATTTGGGGCAGCCGCAGCAGGTGGCGCTGGCCTCGCTGCTGCCGGTGCCGGAGTTCAGCCAGATCCGCCTCAACGGGCCGCTGGATGAAGCGCGGTTAAAACGATTGATGCACTTGGTGTATGATGTGCGCCGCGATGATGCGCCGCTGCGCAAAGTCGCCGGGCAACCGGGCGAATTCGATCGCCTGCGCAAGCACTACCAGGAGCGCCGCGAGTGGTCTTCGCTGGCCGTGCAATGCGATGACAGCGCCAGCGCCGAGCTGCTCGGCAAGCTGGGCTTCAGCGTGGCATAG
- a CDS encoding AraC family transcriptional regulator codes for MPEIRHFPESLIPAPNPVQFRCEEFNARTEFQPHSHTWGQLMWVKAGVMVLRIGGQRFLAPPEFVLWAPAGIEHSCYNQRLAQCRMVDITPALCAGMPADPCLVSVTPIFRAIAEDFYARKQYIPQAEEDLRLCQVLIDQLRLSPRQQTYLPSSDDKFLAPVLEALEHCPADNTSLAAWAARVYTTERTLSRRCQQDLGMSFSEWRQRLRFLHAVSLLEQGKTVQDVALDVGYSSASAFIVMFQQIAGTTPERFRRA; via the coding sequence ATGCCAGAAATCCGCCATTTCCCCGAGTCGCTGATCCCGGCACCCAACCCGGTGCAGTTCCGCTGCGAGGAGTTCAATGCGCGCACCGAATTCCAGCCGCACAGCCACACCTGGGGCCAGTTGATGTGGGTTAAAGCCGGGGTGATGGTGCTGCGCATCGGCGGGCAGCGCTTTCTGGCGCCGCCGGAGTTCGTGCTGTGGGCGCCGGCGGGCATCGAACACTCCTGTTACAACCAACGGCTGGCGCAGTGCCGCATGGTGGACATCACGCCGGCACTGTGCGCCGGCATGCCCGCCGATCCCTGCCTGGTGAGCGTGACGCCAATCTTCCGTGCCATCGCCGAGGATTTCTATGCGCGCAAACAGTACATTCCGCAGGCGGAGGAGGATTTGCGCCTGTGTCAGGTGCTGATCGACCAGCTGCGTCTGTCGCCGCGCCAGCAAACCTATCTGCCGTCGTCGGACGACAAGTTTTTGGCGCCGGTGCTGGAAGCGTTGGAACATTGCCCGGCGGACAACACCTCGCTGGCGGCGTGGGCGGCTCGGGTCTACACCACCGAGCGTACGCTGTCGCGCCGCTGCCAGCAGGATCTGGGCATGTCGTTCAGCGAATGGCGCCAGCGTCTGCGTTTCCTGCACGCCGTGTCGCTGCTCGAGCAGGGCAAGACGGTGCAGGACGTGGCGCTGGACGTCGGCTACAGCTCCGCGTCGGCCTTTATCGTCATGTTCCAGCAGATCGCCGGCACCACCCCTGAGCGCTTTCGCCGTGCATGA
- a CDS encoding DMT family transporter, whose protein sequence is MNMLFPLLAVLIWSINAVVSKLSATAIDPAAISLYRWLLALIALTPFVLPGVLRNWAQVRANWWKLMILGLLGMVLYQSLAYYAAHSVSALFMGIIVSLIPLLTILISIVLLRIAPTVGVLLGSILSFGGLIWLVSGGQPGVLLQHGIGKGELMMLLATASYALYGVLTKRWAIALPNWQSLYVQILFGVLLLLPNFLMAQDVGLNGHNLPLVLFAGIPASIIAPFLWIQGVMRLGANTASIFMNLAPVFTAAIAVLFLHEQLHGYHLIGGGITLLGVILSQRLRTPLTRKAKAPAANVESCKEQA, encoded by the coding sequence ATGAATATGCTCTTCCCGCTGTTGGCCGTGCTGATTTGGTCGATTAACGCCGTCGTCAGCAAACTCTCCGCCACCGCCATCGATCCGGCGGCCATTTCGCTCTACCGTTGGCTGCTGGCGCTGATTGCCCTGACGCCGTTCGTGCTGCCGGGCGTGCTGCGCAACTGGGCGCAGGTGCGCGCCAACTGGTGGAAGCTGATGATCCTCGGCCTGCTGGGCATGGTGCTGTATCAAAGCCTGGCCTATTACGCGGCGCACAGCGTCAGCGCGCTGTTTATGGGCATCATCGTGTCGCTGATCCCGCTGCTGACCATCCTGATCAGCATCGTGCTGCTGCGCATTGCGCCGACCGTCGGCGTACTGCTCGGCAGCATACTCTCCTTCGGTGGTTTGATCTGGCTGGTCAGCGGCGGCCAGCCCGGCGTGCTGCTGCAGCACGGTATCGGCAAGGGGGAATTGATGATGCTGCTCGCCACCGCCTCTTACGCGCTGTATGGCGTGTTGACCAAACGCTGGGCCATCGCGCTGCCGAACTGGCAATCGCTGTACGTGCAGATCCTGTTCGGCGTGCTGCTGCTGCTGCCTAATTTCCTGATGGCGCAGGATGTCGGCTTGAACGGCCATAACCTGCCGCTGGTGCTGTTCGCCGGCATTCCGGCTTCGATCATCGCCCCGTTCCTGTGGATCCAGGGCGTGATGCGCCTGGGCGCCAACACCGCCTCGATCTTCATGAACCTGGCGCCGGTGTTTACCGCCGCTATCGCCGTGCTGTTCCTGCATGAGCAGTTGCACGGTTACCACCTGATCGGCGGCGGCATCACCCTGCTGGGCGTTATCCTGTCGCAGCGGCTGCGCACGCCGCTGACGCGTAAAGCCAAAGCCCCGGCGGCCAACGTCGAGTCCTGCAAAGAACAGGCTTAA
- a CDS encoding sensor histidine kinase: MRWFNAPRSLFYQLLLFFGLPLLALGGISIYTHYFSAMSAATLAYDRTLLASARTVAERLVVREGKLAVDVPYVVLDSFERNMNDQLYYEVISPQGKSISGYDDLPSLPPHIPRSTLYPALVHFYDAEYLGRPIRVAALFQPVNESGVSGMATILVAETLESRRYLARQMMIAALLSQGTVVVLTLILAFALLKRVLKPMRKLSGIMLRRDPGELTPLPRVLPWSEMQPLLVAFNRYIERLRLMVARQERFSADASHQLRTPLAVLKTQVGVALASDRPQQWRESLQAMSATLDNTVALTDRLLHLSRLKASEHQAERQLQPVNLAQVLRDACFSRLPQARSKQIDLGFEGEAACQVAGEPLLLAELCANLLDNALKYTPRQGIVTARLTQDKAAGEGVLEIEDSGPGIALQDKALALQPFHRLDNVGDQPGAGLGLALVKDITAYHGTRPELLSSAALGGLLVRVRFRLLP, encoded by the coding sequence ATGCGGTGGTTTAACGCGCCGCGTTCGCTGTTCTATCAACTGCTGCTGTTTTTTGGCCTGCCGTTGCTGGCGTTGGGCGGCATCTCTATCTACACCCACTATTTCAGCGCCATGAGCGCCGCCACCCTGGCTTACGATCGCACGCTGCTGGCGTCGGCGCGCACCGTGGCGGAGCGACTGGTGGTGCGCGAAGGCAAGCTGGCGGTCGATGTGCCCTATGTGGTGCTCGACAGCTTCGAGCGCAACATGAACGATCAGCTGTATTACGAGGTGATTTCGCCGCAGGGGAAAAGCATTTCGGGCTATGACGATTTGCCGTCGCTGCCGCCCCATATCCCGCGCTCCACGCTCTACCCGGCGCTGGTGCATTTTTACGATGCGGAATACCTCGGCCGGCCGATCCGCGTGGCGGCGCTGTTTCAACCGGTCAACGAGTCGGGGGTGAGCGGCATGGCGACCATTTTGGTGGCGGAAACCCTGGAGTCGCGCCGTTACCTGGCGCGGCAGATGATGATCGCGGCGCTGTTGAGCCAGGGCACGGTGGTGGTGTTGACCCTGATCCTGGCGTTCGCGCTGCTCAAGCGGGTGTTGAAACCGATGCGTAAACTCTCCGGCATCATGCTGCGGCGCGATCCGGGCGAGCTGACGCCCTTGCCGCGGGTGTTGCCGTGGTCGGAGATGCAGCCGCTGCTGGTGGCGTTCAATCGTTACATCGAACGGCTGCGGCTGATGGTGGCGCGTCAGGAACGTTTCAGCGCCGACGCCTCCCACCAGCTGCGCACGCCGCTGGCGGTGTTGAAGACTCAGGTCGGGGTGGCGCTGGCCAGCGATCGGCCGCAGCAGTGGCGTGAAAGCCTGCAGGCGATGAGCGCGACGCTGGATAATACCGTGGCGCTGACCGATCGCCTGCTGCACCTCTCACGCCTGAAGGCCAGCGAGCACCAGGCCGAGCGCCAGCTGCAGCCGGTCAATCTGGCGCAGGTGCTGCGCGACGCCTGCTTTTCCCGCTTGCCGCAGGCGCGCAGCAAACAGATCGATCTGGGTTTCGAAGGCGAGGCGGCGTGTCAGGTGGCGGGGGAGCCGCTGCTGTTGGCCGAACTGTGCGCCAATCTGCTGGACAATGCGCTGAAATACACGCCGCGTCAGGGGATAGTGACCGCCCGCCTCACTCAGGATAAGGCGGCGGGGGAAGGCGTGCTGGAGATTGAAGACAGCGGCCCCGGCATCGCCTTGCAGGATAAGGCGCTGGCGCTGCAGCCGTTTCACCGGCTGGACAACGTGGGCGATCAGCCGGGCGCCGGCCTGGGATTGGCGCTGGTGAAGGACATCACCGCCTATCACGGCACCCGCCCGGAGCTGCTGAGCTCCGCCGCGCTGGGCGGCCTGTTGGTGCGGGTGCGCTTCAGGCTGCTGCCTTAA
- the tctD gene encoding transcriptional regulator TctD, with translation MRLLLVEDHPELSHWLQKALTGAGFAVDVAPDGVAADHLLLNERYALAVLDVALPRMNGLDLLARLRKRGQDLPVLLLTARTDVADRVKGLNLGADDYLTKPFELDELEARIRALLRRSVGAPQPALQYGALTYHDEGYFLLEGKPLALTPRELAVLTALMHRRGRPVAKQQLFEQVFTLSDEANPESIELYVHRLRKKLQGSDVAIVTLRGLGYSLELCNAVV, from the coding sequence ATGCGACTGTTATTGGTTGAAGATCACCCCGAGCTGTCTCACTGGTTGCAAAAGGCGCTGACCGGCGCCGGCTTTGCCGTTGACGTCGCCCCGGACGGCGTGGCGGCGGATCACCTGCTGCTCAACGAACGCTATGCGCTCGCGGTGCTGGATGTGGCGCTGCCGCGTATGAACGGCCTGGATTTGTTGGCGCGCCTGCGCAAGCGCGGGCAGGATCTGCCGGTGCTGCTGCTGACGGCACGCACCGACGTGGCCGACCGGGTGAAAGGCCTGAATCTGGGGGCGGACGATTACCTCACCAAGCCGTTCGAACTGGACGAGCTGGAAGCGCGCATCCGGGCGCTGCTGCGCCGCAGCGTCGGCGCCCCGCAGCCGGCGTTGCAGTACGGCGCGTTGACCTATCACGACGAAGGCTATTTTCTGCTGGAGGGCAAGCCGCTGGCGCTGACGCCGCGCGAACTGGCGGTGCTGACCGCGCTGATGCACCGGCGCGGCCGTCCGGTGGCCAAGCAACAGCTGTTCGAACAGGTGTTCACGCTGTCCGACGAAGCCAACCCGGAGAGCATCGAGCTTTACGTACATCGCCTGCGGAAAAAGCTGCAGGGCAGCGACGTGGCGATCGTCACGCTGCGCGGCCTGGGCTACAGCCTGGAGCTGTGCAATGCGGTGGTTTAA